A genomic stretch from Phormidium ambiguum IAM M-71 includes:
- a CDS encoding siphovirus Gp157 family protein — MNLATQSLAHTSITAAQLWHQLEIAETNEEIDRLFQSIWHNQEKQKIAIDAHAELANQIDAEIIAIKARMEFLVQLHQSAIDKLEGWRERLDQTVIYFNQIGAITAEIVGKQHRITLKENPPTCEISIDPSQLPDQYRRVETKTIISADKKAITDAWKQGIPVEGTKVYRRRKVIYSLLPSNLPQYQASTIVDVEPLGNQPQPTKKRRKKAD; from the coding sequence ATGAACTTAGCCACTCAATCTTTAGCTCATACATCAATTACGGCAGCCCAACTTTGGCATCAATTAGAAATTGCCGAAACAAATGAAGAAATCGATCGCTTATTCCAATCAATTTGGCACAATCAAGAAAAACAAAAAATTGCCATTGATGCTCATGCCGAACTTGCCAACCAAATTGATGCCGAAATTATAGCAATTAAAGCAAGAATGGAATTTTTAGTCCAATTGCATCAAAGTGCGATCGATAAATTGGAAGGATGGCGAGAGCGATTAGACCAAACTGTTATTTATTTTAATCAGATTGGAGCCATTACAGCTGAAATTGTTGGTAAACAGCATCGAATTACTCTCAAAGAAAACCCACCGACTTGTGAAATATCTATCGACCCTTCTCAACTCCCAGATCAATATCGTCGTGTCGAAACTAAAACCATAATTTCGGCTGATAAAAAGGCAATTACTGATGCTTGGAAACAAGGAATACCTGTAGAAGGTACAAAAGTTTATCGTAGGCGTAAAGTAATTTATAGCTTACTACCAAGCAATTTACCTCAATACCAAGCTAGCACAATAGTCGATGTTGAACCATTAGGAAATCAGCCGCAACCTACCAAAAAGCGACGTAAAAAAGCTGATTGA
- the recG gene encoding ATP-dependent DNA helicase RecG, with protein sequence IPASIELNTVSFSFVRLLSYGLTINNPTIKVVSLADAKASTNSITPIYRLTKGITNELIRHCTEAAIAHTQGWLDPLPQKLRSRFELIDLATALAHIHFPPNSDSLEKARQRLAFDEFFYLQLGLLKRRYSVQQQPAYPLIATRKLLAQLYQKLPFTLTQAQQRVINEILSDMEHLLPMNRLVQGDVGAGKTVVAAVAMLAAIESGYQVALMAPTEVLAQQHFRKISTWLEPLGISLALLTGSTSTLKRRCILQELESGKLSLLVGTHALIQDTVHFNQLGLVVIDEQHRFGVEQRIKLSQKGITPHLLTMTATPIPRTLALTLHGDLDISLLDELPPGRQPIETKLLTERTRNKAYRLIAQEVERGRQAYIILPLVEASEKLDLKAAIDEYQHLSENAFPNYKVGLLHGRMSSAQKETALARFLNHQTQILVSTTVVEVGVDVPNATVMLIEHAQRFGLSQLHQLRGRVGRGVHKSYCLLVSNSKSEDARTRLKVMETCQDGFFLAEMDLRLRGPGQVLGTKQAGLPNFALADLSKDKVLLEQAREVAQLALGKDPTLKRWPELLQELSRRQPFDKLDAEAALN encoded by the coding sequence ATCCCAGCCTCAATAGAACTTAACACAGTCTCGTTTTCTTTTGTCCGACTACTTAGCTACGGACTAACTATCAACAATCCTACTATTAAAGTTGTCAGTTTAGCCGATGCTAAAGCTAGCACTAATTCAATTACACCGATTTATCGCTTAACTAAAGGCATCACAAATGAGTTAATTCGGCATTGTACAGAAGCAGCGATCGCACATACTCAAGGATGGCTCGATCCGCTGCCTCAAAAACTGCGCTCTCGTTTTGAACTGATTGATTTAGCAACTGCGCTCGCACACATTCATTTTCCGCCAAACAGCGATAGCTTGGAAAAAGCTCGCCAGAGATTAGCATTTGATGAATTCTTTTATCTACAACTGGGATTGTTAAAGAGGCGATATTCTGTGCAACAACAACCAGCATATCCGTTGATAGCCACTCGCAAATTGCTCGCTCAACTTTACCAAAAGCTACCGTTTACTCTCACCCAGGCACAACAACGGGTGATTAATGAAATTCTCTCTGATATGGAACATTTATTACCAATGAATCGCTTGGTGCAGGGGGATGTAGGTGCGGGTAAAACAGTAGTTGCCGCAGTTGCAATGCTAGCGGCAATTGAATCTGGCTACCAAGTGGCACTGATGGCACCTACTGAGGTGCTGGCACAACAACATTTTAGGAAAATATCAACATGGCTGGAACCGTTGGGAATATCGCTAGCATTGCTGACAGGTTCCACTTCCACTCTTAAACGTCGGTGTATTTTGCAAGAACTAGAATCAGGAAAATTGTCATTGCTAGTTGGTACTCACGCTTTGATCCAAGACACCGTACACTTTAACCAGCTAGGTTTAGTGGTGATTGACGAACAACATCGGTTTGGTGTCGAACAGAGAATCAAATTATCGCAAAAAGGCATCACTCCCCATTTGCTAACGATGACGGCGACTCCTATTCCCCGTACTTTAGCACTGACTTTGCATGGAGATTTAGATATTAGTTTGCTCGACGAATTACCACCAGGTAGACAACCAATAGAAACAAAACTATTGACCGAGCGAACCCGAAATAAAGCTTACCGTTTAATCGCACAAGAAGTAGAACGGGGTCGTCAAGCATATATCATTTTGCCGCTAGTTGAAGCTTCAGAAAAGCTGGACTTGAAGGCTGCTATTGATGAGTACCAACATTTGAGTGAAAATGCTTTCCCTAATTACAAAGTTGGACTATTGCATGGTCGCATGAGTTCAGCCCAGAAAGAAACTGCGCTCGCTCGTTTCCTTAACCATCAAACTCAGATTTTAGTGTCTACTACGGTAGTTGAGGTTGGTGTCGATGTCCCGAACGCTACTGTCATGCTAATCGAACACGCCCAACGCTTTGGCTTGTCGCAATTGCATCAACTACGGGGTCGGGTTGGCAGAGGTGTTCACAAATCTTACTGCCTGCTGGTAAGCAATTCTAAATCTGAAGATGCTAGAACTCGTTTAAAGGTGATGGAGACTTGCCAAGATGGTTTTTTCCTTGCAGAGATGGATTTACGTTTAAGAGGCCCAGGTCAAGTGTTAGGAACCAAGCAAGCAGGGCTACCAAATTTTGCTTTGGCTGATTTGAGCAAAGACAAGGTGTTATTGGAACAAGCGAGAGAGGTGGCACAATTAGCGCTCGGGAAAGACCCGACATTGAAGCGATGGCCTGAGCTTTTGCAAGAACTGTCCCGAAGACAACCGTTTGACAAACTAGATGCTGAAGCGGCACTTAATTGA